The nucleotide sequence TACGAATACCACAACTTGCAATTAAATCCGAAGATTGCAGACGAAGAGTTTACACGAAATTACAAGGACTATAAATTTTAATTTGCAGCACTAAGCTCTTTTACAGCTAACCACGCCATTAATCCAGTCCCAATTTCTAGGGCGTTTTCATCAATGTCAAATGTGGATGTGTGTACGTTTGAAGTTATTCCTTTTGATTTATTGCCGGTTCCTAGGCGGTAAAAACACGCTGGTACAATTTGCGAGTAGTATGCAAAATCTTCTGCTGTCATTCGAAGCTCAAGTTCTTCTACATTCTCTTTTCCTAAATAAGTTTCTGCTGCTTCAATTGCATGTTGTGTAACAATTTCGTTGTTTATTAAAAAAGGGTATCCAATTTTAATATCTACTATGCAACTACCGTTACCAGATTTTGCAATACGTTCGGTGGTTTGTGTTAGTAGCTCATGCGCTTTTTTTCTCCACGCTTCGTTCATGGTTCTAAATGTGCCTTCTATGTGCACTGTATCCGGAATTACATTGGTGGCACCATTCCCAACAATTTTTCCAAATGCCAATACGGTAGGAATTTGCTTTTCTATTTTTGTTTGCTCGTCCATAAATAATTCGTGGAGAGTAGTAGTAATTTTAGATGCAATAAGAATCGGATTAGTGTAGGTGTGCGGCATGGCAGCGTGTCCGCCTTTGCCGGTTATGGTTATGTAAATTTCATCGGTAGATGCCATATACATTCCTTTTCTAAAACCAACTTTTCCTGTTTCCATAGTCGGAAAAACGTGTTGCCCAAAAATGCTATTCGGTTTAGGGTTTTCTAATACACCTTCTTCTATTAGTAATGATGCGCCTCCCGGCAGTTTTTCCTCTCCCGGTTGAAAAATAAATTTAATAGTTCCACTCCATTCAGACTGAAATTCTTTAAGAATTAACAATGCTCCAAGCAAACAAGTGGTATGTACATCGTGTCCGCAGGCGTGCATCACACCTTCGTTTTTAGATTGATAAGGTGTCGCTGTAGTTTCGTAAATTGGCAGTGCATCTATGTCGGCACGAAGTGCAATGGTCGTGTTGCTACTTTTGTTTTCTCCTTTCAAAACACCTACAATTCCAGTTTTTGCTACGCCTGTTGTATGTTCAATGCCGAATTGCGTTAGGATAGAAGAAATATATTCGGCTGTTTTATATTCTACAAAAGATAGTTCGGGATGCGCGTGTAGGTGTCTTCTTATTTCGATAAGCTTGGTTAAAAGCTCCGAAGATTTTTTTTTAAATTTTGGTAGTAATTCAGTTGTGCCCACTTTTGTTTTATTTACCAAAAATCATTTTCAAGGAAATGATAAGCGTAAGTACTCCGAATATTCTTTTTACAGCTTGTTGGTCAATACTAATGGCTAGTTTAGAGCCGTAATAACTGCCAATAACAAATGTGCTAGATACGATTAATGCCGTTTTAATATCTACATGTCCGGCTTTGTAGTAGTTTATAGCACCTAAAATTCCAATAGGCAACAAAAACATGGCTAGTGTTGTGCCTTGTGCCTGGTGTTGTGAAAACCCTAAAAAATAAACCAACGCAGGTACAATAATAATTCCACCGCCTACGCCCACCAATCCACTTAAAACACCTGCTGCAATTCCGGTAAGTAATAATGCAATGTATTCGTTCATAAGTTATATAAATTAAAAATCGAGTGTAAATGATAAATAGCGCATGGTTGGTTTTTTCTTTCCTGCATCTTCATCGTAAGCAGATGGCAACACGTATCCATTCTCTACGCCCCAAGCCCAGTCGAGCCGAACAAAATAACCTAATAGCTTACTTCGCAAACCAATTCCATAACTGCCAATTATTGGTTGTCTGTTGGTTTTAAGTGTAACTTTTATAGGATTGCCGGGGTTTCCAACAATTACTTTGTTTATAGAGTTGTCTTGTCCAAAAGGTGATTTTCCTGCCCAAGCCACACCTAAATCTCCAAATCCAATAACTTGAAAGTTATTTACAAAGTCAGACCGAATAGGTCTGTCTAAAAGATATCGGAAAATGGGACAACGTAGTTCGCTGTTCAGTAGTACAAAACTATTTCCGTTGCGGATGTTTTGGTAAAAACCTCTCATCGGTGTAGCAATGGTTTGGAATGCATAGTTTTGGTCTGTTGCTACACGAATTGATTTGTCGAATTTAGGAACTAGCCAATTATCTACGCCCCCCATATAATACACTAGCTTTTGATTACCGAATGAAGTGCTTGCCGCAATTCGATTTGCCCAAATTAACTCACGATGTATTTTTTGATAATGTCGTATATCAGCACCCAATACAATCATATCGGTTTCTCTTTTGTCAACCTGTTGTAAGTATTCGGCAAAGACTTTTAATCGTGTGCCATTGTATAAATTGAGGCCTCTTTTTATGGTGTTGTCGAAAATGTATTCCACCTTGGCGGTAGCCCAAGTTTGGTAGGCATTTTCTTGTTTCAATCCCGCTAAATCGTTTGCATAATAAACGGTTTTGTCGTTTCGGATGTTTAGTGTACCTCTAATTGCAGATACTTCGCTAAACGGCCATTTTACAATGTATTTGGCTTGATGCGTTTGTACTTTAAGAAGCGGAGATTGATTAATAGATTGGCGGTGCAAAATAATTTGTTTGTCTAAATTTTTCACTCTGTTTTCGTAGCTCAATAAATATTCGTTACTTCCTAAATCGGCTGAAAGACGCATGGCAGCCGTTATTCGGTAGTCGTCAAATAAATCGCTCATGGATATTTTAAACAAACCTGTAAATCCGGGGTTGTTGTAAATAGGGCTTCCCCCACCGGTAAACACTTGGTAGTTGGTATTTAAAAAATTGTTGTCGAGTTGGGTAGTTACATAATCAATAGCATAGTTTATGTAATAATTTTTTTGCTTAGCTAGTGTAAATTTTTTCTCGATTGGATTTCCAAGAGAATCAAGCTCTACAGCATTTGCTGCTATTTCATTGCTTTGTTTAGTGGGTTCTTTTTTTTCGCTCTCGAATAGGTAATTGCTTATGTCTATTACACTTGTGTCTTTTTGTTCTTCGCTAGTTTGTGGTTTGGTAAAAATAATTGCGTTGGAGTTCTGTGTGCTATCAATAGCAATAGGTTCTAGCTTTTGTTGTGCGAGTATGTTTCTGCCTGTGGCAAATGTTGTGTTTTTAGGTTCGGATATTTGTAGTGCAGAAACTGCGCTTAGCGGCTTAATGAGTAGTTTGTATTTGCCATCGTGAAAAATGATTTCAGAAAGTCGTTTGGCGTTGCTGTTTACATCGTGCTCAATAATGTTTCTGGAATAATTAGAGGCTGGGCTCGTTGTAATAACATCTCTGTAATGTGTGGCAGTGTCTATATAACTTATTGTGCTGTCAAATTTAGCAACGTATCTATTTTTAATTCCTGATGCGTCAGATAAAAATGAAATATATCCATCCATGTAATCCGCAGCGTGGTCTTCGTCAATAAATGGAGTGTTGGTAACACGTTTTAAAACGGGCGATTTTTTTTGGTAGTCGTATGCAAAAATATCTTTGGTAAACTCAGTTAACTTGTTTTCTGTAGAGGCTTTTAGTGTGTCGTTTGTTCTGTTAGAGCTAAATACAACCTTTGTGCCGTTTAATGCAAATCTGGGATGTAGGTCGTCAAAAATATCGTTTGTGATTTGTTCGTACGCATTGGATGCGGATGTAAGAATAAAAATGTCTGACTGCCCTTTTGTTTTTAACACAGCAGACATTGCCATTTTTTTACCATCATTGTTATAGGAAATGTCGAGCACTTTTTCAAAATTCTGCAAATTGCGTTCTTGCTTTTTTTTGTCTTCGAGTGTGTAGGTAATATTTTTTATGATTCCTTTTCGCTCCAAAATTATGGTTAAAATTTTTCCGCTCGGATGCCATGCCAATAAAGGGAATGAGTTGTCGTTTATGCGTTCAATTTTATTTCCACCTTTTACAATTCTGTTTTTTTTGTTGGTAGTAGCATCGTACAACCATACCTTGTATTGTCCAAGTTCGTTTGTTACATAAGCGTAGTGCGCACCATCCGGACTAACTTTAAACTGGTTAAATATTCTGTTTTTTGTTCTCTTGATTTTCAACTCGTCAGCGGGCAAAAGCCTGTCTTTGCTGTCGTCTTCGTATTTGGTGCCATAATATACAAGCCAATCGTATGTTAGGTTTCGGAGTGATGTGCCCATTACAAATAAAAATGCTTGCTCTATATTTCTGCTTACACGAGTCATGTATAGCAAGTTTGGAATTATTTGTTGACCATAATTATCGGCTACATAGTTCCAAATAGAATGTCCGGCATAAACAGCTTCTACTCCGGTAAGGCGGTTGAATTTATTGTATTTTCCGGAAAGTATTCCGTCTTTTACACGGTTGTCTATATCGGAATTCCAGTTGTTGGATAGATAGGAAACAAGTCCTTTTTGGTACCATTCCGGAAGTGTAAGTAATGTAGAGTTTCTTAGCACTTCGCGCATGTTGCCACCATAAAGCATAAGGCTTACGGCTATTTCGGCAATACCAGCTTTTATTTGTTGTTCGAGTTTTGCATGGTCGCCCTCAAAAAAAAGAATTATTTTGGTGCCTACAATTCTTGTTGTTCCGCCTACATTGTATTGCTCTTCCGAAGAAAGACCAATATTACTTTGTATAAAATCGGATTGTTTGTTGTAAACAATGAATTGTATTTTTTCCTCCAGTTCGTAATCAATTACTTTTTCTATTTCTTTTATGTTTCGTACTGCCGATTCAGACACGTAATTGGCAATCTCTTTGCCGCCTTCGTAAAAGTAAACCTGATATTTATCGTAGTTGTAATACGTCCAGTTAATTTCCATGTATTGAACTCTGTTTTTGCCAAAATCCATTTGCGACCCATTGTAAAACTGTCCACGAAGGTGTGCAGAAATGAGAAGTAGAATTCCGAAAAAATAACAACAACGTTTATACATGAAAAAGCGCTATAAAAAATAGTAATGCAAAAGCTTATCGCATACTGCATCTTAAATATAAGAAAAAGGAGGGGGTTAATAAAAATTAATTTTAGTGATGGGTGGGTGTGTTTACAAAAACGAAATACCCACACATTTATAAAAGCATTTCACTAAATTTAGATGCACATAAATACAGTAGCTATGACTACCATACAAACATTTACATTCGGGCCATTTCAGGAAAACACCTATATACTTAGCGATGAAACTAAGCAAGCCATATTGATAGATGCAGGCTGCTTTGAAAGCAGCGAGCAACAAGCGCTTGCGAGTTATATTAAGGATAATAAGCTGAATTTGGTTAAGCTAATTAATACACACGGACACGTAGATC is from Bacteroidota bacterium and encodes:
- a CDS encoding amidohydrolase, translated to MGTTELLPKFKKKSSELLTKLIEIRRHLHAHPELSFVEYKTAEYISSILTQFGIEHTTGVAKTGIVGVLKGENKSSNTTIALRADIDALPIYETTATPYQSKNEGVMHACGHDVHTTCLLGALLILKEFQSEWSGTIKFIFQPGEEKLPGGASLLIEEGVLENPKPNSIFGQHVFPTMETGKVGFRKGMYMASTDEIYITITGKGGHAAMPHTYTNPILIASKITTTLHELFMDEQTKIEKQIPTVLAFGKIVGNGATNVIPDTVHIEGTFRTMNEAWRKKAHELLTQTTERIAKSGNGSCIVDIKIGYPFLINNEIVTQHAIEAAETYLGKENVEELELRMTAEDFAYYSQIVPACFYRLGTGNKSKGITSNVHTSTFDIDENALEIGTGLMAWLAVKELSAAN
- a CDS encoding sulfite exporter TauE/SafE family protein, with product MNEYIALLLTGIAAGVLSGLVGVGGGIIIVPALVYFLGFSQHQAQGTTLAMFLLPIGILGAINYYKAGHVDIKTALIVSSTFVIGSYYGSKLAISIDQQAVKRIFGVLTLIISLKMIFGK